A window from Ignavibacteria bacterium encodes these proteins:
- a CDS encoding AAA family ATPase yields the protein MVKDIQQLNEKIKQESAFVDLLTMEIGKSIIGQKYMVERLLIGLLSNGHILLEGVPGLAKTLAVKSLASCIDAKFQRIQFTPDLLPADLIGTLIYNQKETRFETKRGPIFANFILADEINRSPAKVQSALLEAMQERQVTIGEDTFKLPEPFLVLATQNPIEQEGTYPLPEAQVDRFMLKLKITYPAKEEELLVMRQNVNGVVADIKKVVDPKQILHARGVVGEIYMDEKIERYILDIVFASRNPKEYKMEKVSSLISYGASPRASINLALASKAYAFIKRRGYVIPEDVRAIAMDVLRHRIGLTYEAEAEERSSESIVEEILNNVEVP from the coding sequence ATGGTGAAAGACATTCAACAACTTAACGAAAAAATAAAACAAGAATCCGCATTTGTAGATTTGCTCACGATGGAAATCGGAAAGTCTATTATCGGGCAAAAATACATGGTGGAGCGATTACTCATCGGTTTGCTTTCCAACGGACATATATTACTCGAAGGTGTTCCGGGATTAGCAAAAACTCTTGCGGTGAAATCGCTCGCTTCTTGCATTGACGCAAAGTTTCAGCGCATTCAATTTACGCCGGATTTGCTTCCCGCCGATTTGATTGGAACGCTTATTTACAATCAAAAGGAAACGCGATTCGAAACAAAACGCGGACCGATTTTCGCAAACTTTATTCTTGCTGATGAAATCAATCGCTCGCCGGCAAAAGTGCAAAGTGCTTTGCTCGAAGCAATGCAAGAACGGCAAGTAACGATTGGTGAAGATACGTTTAAACTTCCTGAGCCGTTTCTTGTTCTTGCAACGCAAAATCCGATTGAGCAGGAAGGAACGTATCCACTTCCCGAAGCGCAAGTTGACCGCTTTATGTTGAAATTGAAAATCACGTATCCTGCGAAAGAAGAAGAATTGTTAGTAATGCGGCAAAATGTGAACGGAGTTGTTGCCGATATTAAAAAAGTTGTTGACCCGAAACAAATTCTTCACGCGCGTGGTGTTGTCGGTGAAATTTATATGGACGAAAAAATCGAGCGCTACATTCTTGATATTGTTTTTGCTTCGCGTAATCCAAAAGAGTACAAAATGGAAAAAGTTTCTTCGCTGATTAGTTACGGAGCATCACCACGTGCAAGTATCAATCTCGCGCTCGCATCGAAAGCGTACGCATTTATCAAACGTCGCGGTTATGTAATTCCCGAAGATGTTCGCGCAATTGCAATGGATGTTCTTCGCCATAGAATTGGTTTGACGTACGAAGCCGAAGCGGAAGAGCGTTCATCGGAAAGTATTGTTGAAGAAATTTTGAATAATGTTGAAGTTCCGTAA